Proteins encoded by one window of Arachis ipaensis cultivar K30076 chromosome B04, Araip1.1, whole genome shotgun sequence:
- the LOC107638942 gene encoding protein ROOT PRIMORDIUM DEFECTIVE 1-like translates to MFFVFNKPAVKTVKKLLGRFGESIISFDGKVSVNSLLHIQRYSYVNVYMKWKKDSYYDSIEDIHQSILLKPIIALKNCIARDPNECIPISDVSKRGLQLDVPMKVARFMRQYPSIFEEFTGPQYNLPWFRLTPEAAEIDKDEKRVYKDCREDLQSRLKKMILMTRENVLPLKIIQGMQWYLGLPEDFLQYPERNLDDSFKFVEMEGGLKALAVERREKIFSVMEENVMKKGFIFGGTMEAIEFPLFPSKGLRLRTKIQNWLDEFQKLPYISPYDDFSNLDPNSDIAEKRLIGVLHELLSLFVEHSAERKKLFCLKKYFGLPQKMHRAFERHPHMFYLSFRNNTCSVILKEAYSFDRSAFQKHPLLGVRKKYIKLMKKSQVILKNRRVNNRFSKSSSKQDLDSDNVDKEEHEIAACSAEQVV, encoded by the coding sequence ATGTTCTTTGTCTTTAACAAACCTGCAGTCAAAACAGTCAAAAAGTTGCTTGGGCGCTTTGGAGAATCAATCATCTCCTTTGATGGCAAGGTTTCTGTTAATAGTCTTTTACATATCCAGAGGTATAGTTATGTCAATGTGTACATGAAATGGAAGAAAGATTCATACTATGACTCGATTGAGGACATCCACCAGTCCATTCTGCTCAAGCCAATAATTGCCCTAAAAAACTGCATTGCTCGGGATCCCAATGAGTGCATCCCTATCTCCGATGTGTCGAAGAGGGGATTACAATTGGATGTGCCCATGAAGGTTGCCAGATTTATGAGACAGTATCCATCCATCTTCGAGGAGTTTACAGGTCCTCAATACAATCTTCCTTGGTTCAGGTTGACACCAGAAGCAGCCGAGATTGACAAGGATGAGAAGAGAGTATACAAAGATTGCAGGGAGGATTTACAATCCAGGTTGAAGAAGATGATATTGATGACCAGAGAGAACGTTCTTCCTTTAAAGATAATTCAAGGGATGCAGTGGTATTTGGGGTTGCCTGAAGACTTTTTGCAGTATCCAGAACGAAATCTTGACGACTCTTTCAAGTTTGTGGAGATGGAAGGTGGATTGAAGGCATTGGCtgttgaaagaagagaaaagatttTCTCTGTAATGGAAGAGAATGTGATGAAAAAAGGTTTTATCTTTGGGGGAACAATGGAGGCCATTGAATTTCCCTTATTCCCATCAAAAGGTTTGAGGTTGAGGACAAAGATTCAGAATTGGCTAGATGAGTTTCAAAAGCTTCCTTATATTTCACCTTATGATGATTTCTCAAACTTGGATCCAAACAGTGACATAGCTGAGAAACGACTTATTGGGGTTCTTCATGAATTGCTTTCGCTTTTTGTTGAACATTCTGCAGAGAGGAAGAAGCTCTTTTGCCTCAAAAAGTATTTTGGGTTGCCACAGAAAATGCACAGAGCATTTGAGCGGCATCCTCATATGTTTTATCTATCTTTTAGGAACAACACTTGTTCAGTTATTCTTAAGGAAGCCTATAGTTTCGATAGATCAGCTTTTCAGAAGCATCCTTTGTTGGGTGTTAGGAAGAAGTATATCAAGTTGATGAAGAAATCACAAGTGATTTTAAAGAACAGGAGGGTGAATAATCGATTTTCTAAGAGTAGTTCAAAACAGGATTTAGATTCAGATAATGTTGATAAAGAGGAGCATGAGATTGCAGCTTGCTCTGCGGAACAGGTTGTATGA
- the LOC107638940 gene encoding uncharacterized protein LOC107638940, whose product MLGWSEKPKIAQVHPNSHAFPHSMPPCLLPLSLQTPKASVKMSHSLRSLRRLFTLPPKPSSSVISTRRHVSTETRSQKLERIADDLLRLDRLERHDFSVLWRLKLGLDRFAGPAADLGPVGPASGAGGAGADASAGAAAEEKTVFDIKLEKYDAASKIKIIKEVRAFTDLGLKEAKDLVEKVPCVLKKGLTKDEADPILQKLKDLGATVVLD is encoded by the coding sequence ATGTTGGGTTGGTCTGAAAAGCCCAAAATAGCCCAGGTTCACCCTAATTCCCACGCCTTCCCTCACTCAATGCCACCTTGTTTGTTGCCGTTGAGCCTCCAAACCCCAAAAGCCTCGGTGAAGATGTCACACAGCTTGAGGTCCCTCAGAAGGCTCTTCACTCTCCCCCCCAAACCCTCCTCCTCCGTCATCTCCACGCGCCGCCACGTCTCCACGGAGACACGCTCCCAGAAGCTGGAGCGCATCGCCGACGATCTCCTCCGTCTCGACAGGCTCGAGCGCCACGACTTCTCCGTCCTCTGGAGGCTCAAATTGGGCCTCGACCGATTCGCTGGCCCAGCCGCGGATCTCGGCCCAGTTGGCCCAGCATCAGGTGCTGGTGGTGCGGGGGCGGATGCTAGTGCGGGAGCGGCGGCGGAGGAGAAGACGGTGTTCGATATAAAGCTGGAGAAATACGACGCCGCATCGAAGATAAAGATCATAAAGGAAGTTAGGGCTTTCACCGATTTGGGGCTTAAGGAAGCGAAGGATTTGGTCGAGAAGGTTCCTTGCGTCTTGAAGAAGGGTCTCACTAAGGACGAAGCTGATCCCATTCTCCAGAAGCTCAAAGATTTGGGTGCCACTGTTGTATTGGATTGA
- the LOC107638941 gene encoding annexin D8-like codes for MEPAERDAAYTKEALEKATPNYYKIIIEIGCTRTSEELLAIKRSYQFLYKHSLEEDVASHTFGDIRRLLVAIVSTYRYEGHVLDESVAISEANIIHQIIEKKDFSNDEIIRILSTRSKKQLCVTFNSFRNIYGSTITKGLVASPSDEYLDALRTTIRCIKYPQRYFAKVLRNAKNELGIDDDGVSRVIITRAEEDLKEIKDLYFKRNNVTLEDFVTNNISADGDYKNFLLALLGSNF; via the exons ATGGAACCAGCTGAAAGAGATGCTGCATATACTAAAGAAGCATTGGAGAAAGCAACaccaaattattataaaataattattgaaaTTGGTTGCACTAGAACTTCAGAAGAGCTTTTGGCTATAAAGCGTTCATACCAATTTCTATACAAACACTCCCTTGAAGAAGATGTGGCCTCTCACACATTTGGTGACATTAGGAGA TTGTTGGTTGCAATAGTAAGCACTTACAGGTATGAGGGACATGTGCTTGATGAGAGTGTGGCTATTTCAGAAGCAAATATtattcatcaaataattgaaaagaagGATTTTAGCAATGATGAAATCATTAGAATCTTAAGCACAAGAAGTAAGAAGCAGCTGTGTGTCACTTTCAATTCCTTTAGGAACATTTATGGCTCAACAATCACCAAG GGATTAGTAGCCAGTCCAAGTGATGAATACTTAGATGCATTGAGAACAACTATTCGTTGCATTAAGTACCCTCAAAGATACTTTGCCAAG GTGTTACGCAATGCCAAGAATGAATTGGGAATTGATGATGATGGTGTTAGCCGAGTTATAATCACCCGTGCAGAGGAGGATCTAAAAGAAATCAAGGATCTCTATTTTAAGAGGAATAATGTCACCCTTGAAGATTTTGTAACTAACAACATATCAGCAGATGGAGATTACAAGAATTTTCTTCTTGCTTTGTTAGGAAGTAATTTCTAA